From Streptomyces sp. HUAS MG91, the proteins below share one genomic window:
- a CDS encoding endonuclease/exonuclease/phosphatase family protein: MHLRGICGTVLAALLLLLGLGAPARAATTTTAVAAHTLWQWNVAGNTLHHASTTDGLIGQAVASIASRDADLVALNELCKGQYTALVDALRAAGWPQDSANFARFEPSLPAGTAACRGQEYGSAVFSRAPLGSADRVTLPDDGNAEQRKLLCAPLRDTPHLRFCTTHITTSNEVSANGLANNVNQLNAVLDTIEGFHAAGDTVLIAGDFNAQPHYSRLDPYYSRTLSTPSNASNTGSYRELDDNDADHCLGYGEWTAAGTPGATPPCGQEYAKIDLMFVREDRIVGAYSADSLGISTACTGVAACSDHRIVVGSATVQYEL; the protein is encoded by the coding sequence ATGCACCTACGCGGCATTTGCGGCACGGTTCTCGCCGCACTCCTGCTCCTCCTCGGACTCGGGGCGCCTGCCCGGGCCGCGACGACGACCACCGCCGTCGCCGCCCACACGCTGTGGCAGTGGAATGTCGCGGGCAACACCCTGCACCATGCCTCGACCACGGACGGCCTGATCGGGCAGGCGGTCGCCTCCATCGCCAGCCGTGACGCCGACCTCGTAGCCCTGAACGAGCTGTGCAAGGGCCAGTACACGGCCCTCGTCGACGCCCTGCGTGCGGCCGGCTGGCCCCAGGACAGCGCCAACTTCGCCCGGTTCGAGCCCTCCCTGCCCGCGGGTACCGCGGCCTGCCGGGGCCAGGAGTACGGCTCGGCCGTCTTCAGCAGGGCGCCGTTGGGCTCGGCCGACCGCGTCACACTGCCCGACGACGGCAACGCCGAGCAGCGCAAGCTTCTGTGTGCCCCCTTGCGTGACACCCCGCACCTGCGGTTCTGCACCACGCACATCACCACCAGCAACGAAGTCTCCGCCAACGGCCTCGCGAACAACGTGAATCAGCTGAACGCGGTGCTCGACACCATCGAGGGCTTTCATGCGGCGGGTGACACCGTGCTGATCGCGGGAGACTTCAACGCCCAGCCCCACTACTCCCGCCTCGACCCCTACTACTCCCGGACCTTGTCGACGCCCAGCAACGCGTCGAACACGGGCAGCTATCGCGAGCTGGACGACAACGACGCCGACCACTGCCTCGGATACGGCGAATGGACCGCCGCAGGCACCCCGGGAGCCACCCCGCCCTGTGGCCAGGAGTACGCCAAGATCGACCTGATGTTCGTCCGGGAGGACCGGATCGTCGGCGCCTACTCCGCCGACTCGCTCGGCATCTCCACCGCGTGCACGGGCGTCGCCGCGTGCTCCGACCACCGCATCGTGGTGGGATCCGCCACCGTCCAGTACGAGCTGTGA
- a CDS encoding phosphodiester glycosidase family protein — protein sequence MTARSGGRRRVARMVAVGSLLAAAVLLPRTPTGAADGGRMPLGPDDLVTQYGETRTLAPGVTYQTMTQGTSDGHWTVWAQRNKTETFGSKAAAEAFAAQLADEGFSGVVDAFTAPAAADGAGGLFGYGVRVGVFPTDRKASADRLAGWLRTADTAEADFDARVIYSAMDGDAGTGPWKVHVVRVAPSAAVTFKAVHGTDVSSAETVRSMATASGALAAVNGTEFDIHTLSGFSNYEGVPQGLYVQDNVLLSAANNGRTALLLEGAGARARIAEVTSSVQVTAPNGDVRVLDGVNRVPGGVLGCGGVGGDQLSMNGVLTQTDRPWRNQLCTDDSEIVVFRPEWGAKTPGPRKEVTISVDVVMNGNWVVQQIRSPAGGAIPAGGRVLQGIGEGADWLTRHATVGATFKPGASIKDMSGASVTSPTLSAVAGGGPALVRGGEVFLNTKANGMTNFAYGPNSTLVQRHPRSMAGATASGELLLVTVDGRDPAVSVGVSWPEAAEVMKWLGATDAVGLGSGGDATMVVAGELANSPMDDWGAQPSERKVSTAVVVVPKA from the coding sequence TTGACTGCACGTTCTGGTGGTCGGCGCCGTGTCGCCCGCATGGTGGCCGTCGGCTCGCTGCTCGCAGCGGCCGTGCTGCTGCCGCGGACTCCGACCGGTGCCGCTGACGGGGGCCGGATGCCCCTCGGTCCCGACGACCTGGTGACGCAGTACGGAGAGACGCGCACCCTGGCACCCGGGGTGACGTACCAAACGATGACTCAGGGCACCTCGGACGGCCACTGGACCGTCTGGGCCCAGAGGAACAAGACCGAGACGTTCGGCAGCAAGGCCGCGGCCGAGGCCTTCGCGGCACAGCTCGCCGACGAGGGGTTCAGCGGGGTCGTCGATGCCTTCACGGCTCCGGCCGCGGCGGACGGGGCAGGCGGCCTGTTCGGCTACGGGGTGCGGGTGGGGGTGTTCCCCACGGACCGCAAGGCGTCGGCCGACCGGCTGGCGGGTTGGCTGCGGACGGCGGACACGGCGGAGGCGGACTTCGACGCCCGCGTGATCTACTCCGCCATGGACGGCGATGCCGGCACCGGCCCCTGGAAGGTGCACGTGGTGCGGGTCGCTCCGAGCGCCGCGGTGACCTTCAAGGCGGTTCACGGCACCGATGTCTCGTCCGCCGAGACGGTACGGAGCATGGCCACGGCAAGCGGAGCGCTCGCAGCGGTCAACGGCACTGAGTTCGACATCCACACACTCTCCGGATTCTCGAATTACGAGGGCGTGCCGCAGGGGCTCTACGTCCAGGACAACGTCCTGCTGAGCGCCGCCAACAACGGCCGCACCGCCCTGCTTCTGGAGGGCGCGGGCGCCCGCGCCCGGATCGCCGAGGTCACGTCCAGCGTGCAGGTGACGGCACCCAACGGTGATGTGCGCGTCCTCGACGGGGTCAACCGCGTGCCGGGCGGCGTGCTCGGCTGCGGGGGAGTGGGCGGCGACCAACTCTCCATGAACGGTGTACTGACGCAGACGGATCGCCCCTGGCGCAATCAGCTCTGCACCGACGACAGCGAGATCGTCGTCTTCCGCCCGGAATGGGGCGCCAAGACTCCTGGGCCTCGCAAAGAGGTGACGATCAGCGTCGACGTCGTGATGAACGGCAATTGGGTCGTCCAGCAGATCCGCTCCCCTGCCGGTGGCGCCATTCCGGCCGGAGGCCGGGTCCTCCAGGGCATCGGCGAGGGGGCCGACTGGCTCACCCGACACGCCACGGTGGGCGCGACGTTCAAGCCGGGTGCCTCCATCAAGGACATGTCGGGCGCTTCCGTCACCAGCCCCACCCTCTCGGCGGTGGCCGGCGGTGGACCGGCCCTGGTACGGGGAGGCGAAGTCTTCCTCAACACCAAGGCCAACGGCATGACCAACTTTGCGTACGGCCCCAACAGCACGCTGGTGCAGCGCCATCCGCGCAGCATGGCCGGTGCCACCGCCTCCGGCGAACTGCTTCTCGTCACCGTGGACGGCCGCGACCCCGCTGTCAGCGTGGGTGTCAGCTGGCCGGAGGCCGCCGAGGTCATGAAGTGGCTGGGGGCGACCGATGCCGTCGGGCTGGGCAGTGGCGGTGACGCGACGATGGTGGTCGCCGGAGAACTGGCCAACTCCCCGATGGACGACTGGGGTGCCCAGCCGTCCGAACGGAAGGTGAGTACGGCGGTGGTGGTTGTGCCGAAGGCCTGA
- a CDS encoding FG-GAP-like repeat-containing protein, protein MAVAALLLCASFLAGSGTAEARTTGPQLKVIHYNLCGAAYACPNNLGGTGEGTSVARLVTEASSYQPDIITVDEICLSQYAALKLQLTRAGWTMDGTYASSQDNVVNCGSDKRFGSAVLSRQDVPDDVQEYHAFVHTGDETYTNDGRTVEVKRGLLCANTSYDGRPLKACTAHTYAAAPEQLQEIADWTADPSLFPVNTPVVLGADLNLQPNEGGLAHLYDHTHSSKDATAQPIGRFLEADETNPAWFAETSTGGVTCPATGTVRCRNGAPTASARKIDYVFADRRHFTAPSLAATAFAESDHALLKASFTLVPSQYVDIFAGDLNADTHDDLLARTAQGGTLNFWAGSGTTSAAASGLGTPAVLGNAWDNYTDFATGDFDADGRTDVIGRAVGLRTLEFWAGEGTAGAPGTGDGLAAHTPVTADWSRYRDTVAGDFDGDGHDDLIAREAATGSLRFWAGTGRTAPGTSGFTAPVDVTGDWSGLTDLAAGDFDGNGTTDLVGRNTATDRLQYWAGLGGGAPDLFSTVKIVGSGWGNFTDLAAADLNGDGRDDLVGRARTTDELWFWAADGTIAATDGFAPRILLPGSW, encoded by the coding sequence GTGGCGGTAGCCGCGCTGCTCCTGTGCGCCTCGTTCCTGGCCGGGAGCGGCACGGCCGAGGCCAGAACCACAGGACCTCAGCTCAAGGTCATCCACTACAACCTGTGCGGCGCTGCCTACGCCTGCCCCAACAACCTCGGCGGAACCGGCGAGGGCACGTCCGTCGCCCGCCTCGTGACGGAGGCTTCGTCCTATCAGCCCGACATCATCACCGTCGACGAGATCTGCCTGTCCCAATACGCGGCGCTAAAGCTGCAGCTGACGCGGGCGGGGTGGACCATGGACGGCACCTACGCCTCGTCACAGGACAATGTCGTCAACTGCGGATCGGACAAGCGCTTCGGCTCGGCGGTGCTCAGCCGCCAGGACGTCCCGGACGACGTCCAGGAATACCACGCCTTCGTCCACACCGGAGACGAGACGTACACCAATGACGGGCGGACTGTGGAGGTCAAGCGAGGGCTGCTGTGCGCCAACACCAGCTACGACGGCCGCCCCCTGAAGGCGTGCACGGCACACACCTACGCCGCAGCGCCCGAACAGCTCCAGGAGATAGCCGACTGGACGGCCGACCCGTCACTCTTCCCCGTCAACACGCCGGTGGTACTCGGCGCCGATCTGAACCTGCAGCCCAACGAGGGCGGGCTCGCCCACCTCTACGACCACACGCACAGCTCGAAGGACGCGACGGCGCAGCCCATCGGCCGCTTCCTGGAGGCGGACGAGACGAACCCCGCCTGGTTCGCCGAGACCAGCACCGGTGGGGTCACCTGTCCCGCGACCGGCACAGTGCGCTGCCGCAACGGAGCCCCCACCGCATCGGCACGGAAGATCGACTACGTCTTCGCCGATCGCCGCCACTTCACCGCACCGTCCTTGGCAGCCACCGCGTTCGCCGAGTCCGATCACGCCCTCCTGAAGGCGTCGTTCACCCTTGTTCCGTCCCAGTACGTCGACATCTTCGCGGGGGATCTCAACGCCGACACACACGACGATCTGCTCGCGCGGACAGCTCAGGGCGGCACCCTCAACTTCTGGGCCGGGTCCGGCACCACCTCCGCGGCGGCCTCGGGCCTGGGCACGCCCGCCGTGCTGGGCAACGCCTGGGACAACTACACCGACTTCGCCACTGGCGACTTCGACGCGGACGGCCGGACTGACGTGATCGGTCGCGCCGTCGGCCTGAGAACACTGGAGTTCTGGGCCGGTGAAGGAACGGCCGGCGCGCCCGGCACCGGGGACGGCCTGGCCGCGCACACCCCGGTCACCGCCGACTGGTCCCGCTATCGAGACACCGTCGCAGGCGACTTCGACGGGGACGGTCACGACGACCTGATCGCCCGGGAAGCAGCGACAGGCTCACTCCGCTTCTGGGCGGGCACGGGCAGGACGGCGCCGGGCACGTCAGGGTTCACCGCCCCCGTGGACGTGACGGGCGACTGGAGCGGCCTCACCGACCTGGCCGCGGGTGACTTCGACGGTAACGGCACCACCGATCTGGTCGGACGGAACACCGCTACGGACCGACTGCAGTACTGGGCCGGGCTGGGAGGCGGCGCCCCCGACCTGTTCAGCACCGTGAAAATCGTCGGCTCGGGATGGGGCAACTTCACCGATCTCGCAGCGGCCGATTTGAACGGCGACGGCCGTGACGACCTCGTGGGTCGCGCCAGGACGACCGACGAACTGTGGTTCTGGGCAGCGGACGGCACTATCGCGGCCACCGACGGATTCGCTCCACGGATCTTGCTGCCCGGGAGCTGGTGA
- a CDS encoding NTP pyrophosphohydrolase produces MDEILLVDGANVVGSVPDGWWRDRRGAAERLRDHLAGHAERTGATVVLVVEGAARGVESVPGVRVESASGSGDDHIVGFVEHAERPVAVVTADRELRRRVEELGARCAGPRTVWPER; encoded by the coding sequence ATGGACGAAATCTTGCTGGTCGACGGGGCGAATGTCGTCGGCTCGGTGCCGGACGGCTGGTGGCGCGACCGGCGCGGGGCCGCCGAGCGCCTGCGGGACCACCTCGCCGGGCACGCCGAGCGCACCGGGGCCACGGTGGTCCTGGTCGTCGAGGGCGCGGCGCGGGGCGTGGAGTCGGTGCCCGGCGTGCGGGTCGAGTCGGCCTCCGGCAGCGGTGACGACCACATCGTGGGCTTCGTCGAGCATGCCGAGCGGCCTGTGGCGGTGGTCACCGCTGATCGTGAACTCAGGCGCCGGGTGGAGGAGTTGGGCGCCAGGTGCGCCGGGCCGCGGACCGTGTGGCCGGAACGGTAG
- the galU gene encoding UTP--glucose-1-phosphate uridylyltransferase GalU, protein MPVKNTRARKAVIPAAGLGTRFLPATKATPKEMLPVVDRPAIQYVVEEAVRSGLDDVLMVTGRNKRALEDHFDRAYELEHLLELKGDAAKLAHVRASSELADVHYVRQGDPLGLGHAVLAAEPHVGDAPFAVLLGDDLIDERDPLLARMLEIQEQRGGSVVALMEVEDDRTHLYGCAAVAPVEGGADDELAVTDLVEKPEPGTAPSNLAVIGRYVLAPQIFGILRETPPGRGGEIQLTDALRQLALDPELGGPVHAVVFRGRRYDTGDRGDYLRAVVRLACEREDLGPEFRTWLGEFVREQGILPV, encoded by the coding sequence GTGCCAGTCAAGAACACCCGCGCCCGCAAGGCCGTCATCCCCGCCGCAGGGCTCGGTACCCGCTTCCTCCCCGCCACCAAGGCGACCCCCAAGGAGATGCTGCCGGTCGTGGACCGGCCGGCCATCCAGTACGTGGTCGAGGAGGCCGTGCGCAGTGGGCTCGACGACGTGCTCATGGTCACCGGACGCAACAAGCGGGCGCTGGAGGACCACTTCGACCGCGCCTACGAGCTGGAGCACCTGCTGGAGCTGAAGGGCGACGCCGCCAAGCTCGCGCACGTGCGGGCGTCGAGCGAACTGGCCGACGTGCACTACGTCCGCCAGGGCGACCCGCTCGGCCTCGGCCACGCCGTGCTCGCCGCGGAACCGCACGTCGGCGACGCCCCGTTCGCCGTCCTGCTCGGCGATGACCTCATCGACGAGCGCGACCCGCTGCTCGCCCGGATGCTGGAGATCCAGGAACAGCGCGGAGGCAGCGTGGTCGCCCTCATGGAGGTGGAGGACGACCGGACCCACCTGTACGGGTGCGCGGCGGTGGCCCCGGTCGAAGGCGGGGCCGACGACGAGCTGGCCGTCACCGACCTCGTCGAGAAGCCCGAGCCGGGCACCGCGCCCAGCAACCTCGCGGTGATCGGCCGCTACGTCCTCGCCCCGCAGATCTTCGGCATCCTGCGCGAGACCCCGCCGGGCCGCGGCGGCGAGATCCAGCTGACGGACGCCCTGCGGCAGCTGGCCCTCGACCCGGAGCTGGGCGGCCCGGTCCACGCCGTGGTCTTCCGGGGCAGGCGCTACGACACCGGGGACCGCGGCGACTACCTGCGCGCCGTCGTCCGGCTGGCCTGCGAGCGCGAGGATCTCGGCCCGGAGTTCCGGACCTGGCTCGGAGAGTTCGTCCGGGAGCAGGGGATTCTGCCCGTCTGA
- a CDS encoding 3-hydroxyacyl-CoA dehydrogenase NAD-binding domain-containing protein: MSTTAELLKGAAELFPGEVVTSAHVRHLELPYGAGRFALITLDNGFDHTKPTTFGPGSLANLNVAIDQVEKEAADGDIVGVGITGKPFIFAVGADLKGVELLKNHDDALAIGKGGHEVFKRLSGLAVPTFAYYNGAAMGGGVEVGLHCSYRTVSKALPAFSLPEVFLGLVPGWGGCALLPNLIGADKAVSVIIENSLNQNKQLNGKKVHELGIADAIFEGADFLEQSLIWTANVLKGDVKVERPDVDRGEAWDQAVARGRFIADSKVHGAAPAAYRALEIIAAAKSGDLQAGFDAEDKALADLIMGGELRAGIYSFNLVQKRAKRPAGAPDKSLARPVTKVGVVGAGLMASQLALLFLRRLEVPVVLTDIDQERVDKGVGYVHAEIDKLLGKGRVNQDKANRLKALVSGVLDKAEGFSDADFVIEAVFEEIGVKQQVFAEVEAVVPAHAILATNTSSLSITEMASKLKHPERVVGFHFFNPVAILPLLEIVRGEKTDDAALATAFGVAKKLKKTAVLVKDAPAFVVNRILTRFMGEIQNVIDEGTPVEVAEKAVEPLGLPMSPLVLLELVGPAIGLHVSETLNRAFPERFTVSPNLAAVVKAGKRGFYVYDSGKPELDPEVAALLKQGDVVLTEEQVRDRVLDAVAQEIGLMLDEGVVAEAQDIDLCLITGAGWPFHLGGITPYLDREGVSQRVNGKPFLEAGVASVPA, from the coding sequence GTGAGCACCACCGCTGAGCTTTTGAAGGGTGCGGCCGAGCTGTTCCCCGGTGAGGTCGTGACCTCCGCGCACGTACGCCACCTGGAACTGCCGTACGGCGCCGGTCGGTTCGCGCTGATCACGCTGGACAACGGCTTCGACCACACCAAGCCGACCACCTTCGGCCCCGGCTCGCTGGCGAACCTGAACGTCGCCATCGACCAGGTCGAGAAGGAGGCGGCCGACGGTGACATCGTCGGTGTCGGCATCACCGGCAAGCCGTTCATCTTCGCCGTCGGCGCCGACCTCAAGGGCGTCGAGCTGCTGAAGAACCACGACGACGCGCTCGCCATCGGCAAGGGCGGCCACGAGGTCTTCAAGCGCCTCTCCGGCCTCGCCGTGCCGACGTTCGCGTACTACAACGGTGCCGCCATGGGCGGTGGCGTCGAGGTCGGTCTGCACTGCTCGTACCGCACCGTCTCCAAGGCGCTCCCCGCGTTCTCGCTGCCCGAGGTCTTCCTCGGCCTGGTGCCCGGCTGGGGCGGCTGCGCGCTGCTGCCGAACCTGATCGGCGCCGACAAGGCCGTCTCGGTGATCATCGAGAACAGCCTGAACCAGAACAAGCAGCTCAACGGCAAGAAGGTGCACGAGCTGGGGATCGCCGACGCGATCTTCGAGGGCGCCGACTTCCTGGAGCAGTCGCTGATCTGGACGGCGAACGTCCTGAAGGGCGACGTCAAGGTCGAGCGTCCGGACGTCGACCGCGGTGAGGCCTGGGACCAGGCCGTCGCGCGCGGCAGGTTCATCGCCGACTCCAAGGTGCACGGCGCGGCCCCGGCCGCGTACCGCGCGCTGGAGATCATCGCCGCCGCCAAGAGCGGGGACCTCCAGGCCGGGTTCGACGCCGAGGACAAGGCGCTCGCCGACCTCATCATGGGCGGCGAACTGCGCGCCGGCATCTACTCGTTCAACCTGGTGCAGAAGCGCGCCAAGCGTCCCGCCGGTGCCCCGGACAAGTCGCTCGCGCGTCCCGTCACCAAGGTCGGCGTCGTCGGCGCCGGTCTGATGGCCTCGCAGCTCGCCCTGCTGTTCCTGCGCCGCCTCGAGGTGCCGGTCGTGCTGACCGACATCGACCAGGAGCGCGTCGACAAGGGTGTGGGCTACGTCCACGCCGAGATCGACAAGCTGCTCGGCAAGGGCCGCGTCAACCAGGACAAGGCCAACCGCCTCAAGGCCCTGGTCTCCGGTGTCCTCGACAAGGCGGAGGGCTTCTCCGACGCCGACTTCGTCATCGAGGCCGTCTTCGAGGAGATCGGCGTCAAGCAGCAGGTGTTCGCCGAGGTCGAGGCCGTCGTCCCGGCGCACGCGATCCTCGCGACGAACACCTCGTCGCTGTCGATCACCGAGATGGCCTCGAAGCTCAAGCACCCCGAGCGGGTCGTGGGCTTCCACTTCTTCAACCCGGTCGCGATCCTCCCGCTCCTGGAGATCGTGCGCGGCGAGAAGACCGACGACGCGGCGCTGGCCACGGCGTTCGGTGTCGCCAAGAAGCTGAAGAAGACCGCGGTGCTCGTGAAGGACGCCCCGGCGTTCGTCGTGAACCGCATCCTGACCCGCTTCATGGGCGAGATCCAGAACGTCATCGACGAGGGCACGCCGGTCGAGGTCGCCGAGAAGGCCGTCGAGCCGCTCGGCCTGCCGATGTCGCCGCTGGTCCTCCTGGAGCTGGTCGGCCCGGCCATCGGTCTGCACGTCTCGGAGACCCTGAACCGCGCCTTCCCGGAGCGCTTCACGGTGTCGCCGAACCTCGCCGCCGTGGTCAAGGCGGGCAAGCGCGGCTTCTACGTGTACGACTCCGGCAAGCCGGAGCTGGACCCCGAGGTCGCCGCGCTCCTCAAGCAGGGCGATGTCGTCCTCACCGAGGAGCAGGTCCGCGACCGGGTGCTCGACGCCGTCGCCCAGGAAATCGGGCTCATGCTCGACGAGGGTGTCGTCGCCGAGGCGCAGGACATCGACCTGTGCCTGATCACCGGTGCCGGGTGGCCCTTCCACCTGGGCGGGATCACGCCGTACCTGGACCGTGAGGGTGTCTCTCAGCGGGTCAACGGCAAGCCGTTCCTGGAGGCCGGGGTCGCGTCCGTCCCCGCGTAG
- a CDS encoding acetyl-CoA C-acyltransferase: protein MPRTVRDVVFVDGVRTPFGKAGPKGIYHETRADDLVVKSIRELLRRNPNLDPAKIDEVAIAATTQIGDQGLTLGRTAGILAGLPQSVPGYSIDRMCAGALTAVTSTAGSIAFGAYDAVIAGGVEHMGRHPMGEGVDPNPRFVSEKLVDESALFMGMTAENLHDRYPQITKQRADEYAVRSQEKAAKAYANGKIQQDLVPISVRNTNAEVGETGWGLVTADEPMRPGTTLENLAGLKTPFRTHGRVTAGNAAGLNDGATASLLASEDFARENNLPVKMRLVSYAFVGVEPEVMGYGPIPATEKALAKAGLTIDDIGLFEINEAFAVQVLALLDHYGIADDDPRVNQYGGAIAFGHPLASSGVRLMTQLARQFEEQPNVRYGITTMCVGFGMGATVIWENPHFEGDK, encoded by the coding sequence GTGCCTCGTACCGTCAGGGACGTCGTCTTCGTCGACGGCGTCCGCACCCCGTTCGGCAAGGCGGGCCCGAAGGGCATCTACCACGAGACCCGCGCCGACGACCTCGTCGTGAAGTCCATCCGGGAGCTGCTGCGCCGCAACCCGAACCTGGACCCGGCCAAGATCGACGAGGTCGCCATCGCCGCGACCACGCAGATCGGCGACCAGGGCCTGACCCTGGGCCGCACGGCGGGCATCCTGGCGGGGCTGCCGCAGTCGGTCCCGGGCTACTCCATCGACCGTATGTGCGCCGGTGCGCTCACGGCGGTCACCAGCACGGCCGGCTCCATCGCGTTCGGCGCGTACGACGCCGTCATCGCCGGTGGCGTCGAGCACATGGGCCGCCACCCCATGGGCGAGGGCGTCGACCCGAACCCGCGTTTCGTCAGCGAGAAGCTCGTCGACGAGTCGGCTCTGTTCATGGGCATGACCGCGGAGAACCTGCACGACCGCTACCCGCAGATCACCAAGCAGCGCGCCGACGAGTACGCCGTGCGCTCGCAGGAGAAGGCGGCGAAGGCGTACGCGAACGGCAAGATCCAGCAGGATCTGGTGCCGATCTCGGTGCGCAACACCAACGCCGAGGTGGGCGAGACCGGCTGGGGTCTGGTCACCGCCGACGAGCCGATGCGCCCGGGCACGACCCTGGAGAACCTGGCCGGCCTCAAGACGCCGTTCCGTACGCACGGCCGCGTCACCGCCGGTAACGCCGCGGGCCTGAACGACGGCGCCACCGCGTCGCTGCTCGCCTCCGAGGACTTCGCCCGCGAGAACAACCTCCCGGTCAAGATGCGCCTCGTCAGCTACGCCTTCGTCGGCGTGGAGCCGGAGGTCATGGGCTACGGCCCGATCCCGGCGACGGAGAAGGCCCTCGCCAAGGCGGGCCTGACCATCGACGACATCGGCCTGTTCGAGATCAACGAGGCGTTCGCCGTCCAGGTGCTCGCCCTGCTCGACCACTACGGCATCGCCGACGACGACCCGCGCGTCAACCAGTACGGCGGCGCCATCGCGTTCGGCCACCCGCTGGCCTCGTCCGGCGTGCGCCTGATGACCCAGCTGGCCCGGCAGTTCGAGGAGCAGCCGAACGTCCGCTACGGCATCACCACCATGTGCGTCGGCTTCGGCATGGGCGCGACGGTCATCTGGGAAAACCCGCACTTCGAGGGGGACAAGTGA
- a CDS encoding ribonuclease D produces the protein MTDAQETAADSSLRTTGAPRPQPQTPSAPDTDVTADGAPVPLLEPREGIPPVIADASALADVVAAFAAGTGPVAVDAERASGYRYGQRAYLVQLRREGAGTALIDPVGCPDLSALGDALADAEWDLHAATQDLPCLREIGMRPSRLFDTELAGRLAGFPRVGLGAMVENVLGYVLEKGHSAVDWSTRPLPEPWLRYAALDVELLVDLRDALEKELDRQGKLEWAHEEFDAIASAPPAPPRKDPWRRTSGMHKVRRRRQMAVVRELWTARDKVAQRRDVSPGKVLGDGAIVEAALALPLNVQAMSALPGFGHRMGRRQLEQWQAAVDRARELPESELPQPGQPVAGPPPPRAWADKDPAAAARLSAARAGVTALAETLNMPQENLITPDTVRRVCWEPPSSVDADSVAAALTGHGARRWQVEQVTPVLVTALSTG, from the coding sequence GTGACCGACGCCCAAGAAACCGCAGCAGACAGCTCACTGCGCACCACCGGAGCCCCGCGGCCGCAGCCGCAGACGCCCTCGGCTCCGGACACCGACGTCACTGCTGACGGGGCACCGGTCCCCCTGCTCGAACCCCGCGAGGGCATTCCTCCGGTGATCGCCGACGCGTCCGCGCTGGCCGATGTCGTCGCGGCCTTCGCCGCGGGCACCGGTCCGGTGGCCGTCGACGCCGAGCGCGCGTCCGGTTACCGCTACGGGCAGCGCGCGTATCTGGTGCAGCTGCGCCGCGAGGGTGCGGGCACCGCGCTCATCGACCCCGTGGGCTGTCCCGACCTCTCCGCCCTCGGCGACGCGCTGGCCGACGCCGAGTGGGACCTGCACGCCGCCACCCAGGACCTGCCGTGCCTGCGCGAAATAGGCATGCGCCCCTCGCGGCTCTTCGACACCGAGCTGGCCGGCCGGCTCGCCGGGTTCCCGCGCGTGGGCCTGGGCGCCATGGTCGAGAACGTGCTCGGCTACGTACTGGAGAAAGGACACTCCGCGGTCGACTGGTCGACGCGGCCGCTGCCCGAGCCCTGGCTGCGCTACGCCGCGCTCGACGTGGAGCTCCTCGTCGACCTGCGGGACGCCCTGGAGAAGGAGCTCGACCGGCAGGGCAAGCTCGAGTGGGCCCACGAGGAGTTCGACGCGATCGCCTCGGCGCCGCCCGCGCCGCCCCGCAAGGACCCGTGGCGGCGCACCTCCGGCATGCACAAGGTGCGGCGCCGCCGTCAGATGGCCGTCGTACGGGAGCTGTGGACCGCGCGGGACAAGGTCGCACAGCGGCGCGACGTCTCGCCGGGCAAGGTGCTCGGTGACGGGGCGATCGTCGAGGCCGCGCTCGCGCTGCCGCTGAACGTGCAGGCCATGTCGGCGCTGCCCGGGTTCGGGCACCGGATGGGCCGGCGTCAGCTGGAGCAGTGGCAGGCCGCCGTCGACCGGGCCCGGGAGCTGCCCGAGTCGGAGCTGCCGCAGCCCGGGCAGCCGGTCGCCGGGCCGCCGCCGCCGCGCGCCTGGGCCGACAAGGACCCGGCCGCCGCGGCTCGGCTGTCCGCGGCGCGGGCCGGGGTGACGGCGCTCGCCGAGACGCTGAACATGCCGCAGGAGAACCTGATCACGCCGGACACCGTGCGGCGGGTGTGCTGGGAGCCGCCGTCCTCGGTGGACGCCGACTCCGTCGCGGCGGCACTGACCGGGCATGGCGCTCGGCGCTGGCAGGTGGAACAGGTGACACCGGTACTGGTGACAGCCCTGTCGACCGGCTGA